In the Leptospira limi genome, one interval contains:
- a CDS encoding M16 family metallopeptidase → MMSKLRIFFLCFLLQFLPLFSEDSFFGTSESQFREKIKTIQLENGLTVVMMKRGTSPTVALYIKFLVGAVDETPEEAGTAHLLEHMLFKGTKSVGTTDFEKEEKYQKQIEVWGTELDNLKLQRRDLLTRGEMVPTSLESEIETLNRRLKNLIQLQDEFIVKNEDSYIYEQNGEVGFNAYTSQDVTNYQIQLPNNRIEIWAKIESDRLKDPILREYYTERDVVIEERRMRTDDSGAGVLREKFFSLAFESHPYRKPVIGYSTGLPFLKIDETKEFFKKHYTPDRMVISIVGQFDMEETESIIRKYFSDLKPGKPRPNYKVEEKSFPGEKRFKVYHPSGSQMMMGWLKPPYPHKDNSSFDVLSTILTSGTGSRLYKRLVLEEKLVLSIGAANGYPGERYQNYFVFFIKPNEGANIEKIESIIWEEMNRIKEKGIPKEELDKVKNQMVSDFIKTLDENGTIADLLSYYQLLYGDWSGLFKQYQTIMNASSSEIQALIPKYLTKENVVIGVLEDVRKK, encoded by the coding sequence ATGATGTCGAAATTACGAATCTTTTTCCTTTGTTTCCTTCTACAATTTTTACCTCTTTTTTCAGAGGATTCTTTTTTTGGAACTTCTGAGTCCCAATTCCGCGAAAAAATCAAAACCATCCAATTAGAAAATGGACTGACGGTAGTGATGATGAAACGTGGAACCTCCCCGACAGTTGCACTATATATCAAATTTTTGGTGGGTGCAGTGGACGAAACACCAGAAGAAGCAGGGACCGCGCACTTATTGGAACATATGCTTTTCAAAGGAACAAAGTCAGTTGGCACAACGGATTTTGAAAAGGAAGAAAAATACCAAAAACAAATCGAAGTTTGGGGAACGGAACTCGACAATTTAAAATTACAAAGAAGGGATTTGTTAACAAGAGGGGAGATGGTTCCCACTTCTTTGGAATCTGAAATCGAAACATTAAATCGAAGGTTAAAAAATCTCATCCAATTACAAGATGAGTTCATCGTCAAAAATGAAGATTCTTATATTTATGAACAAAATGGAGAAGTAGGATTTAATGCTTACACCTCACAAGATGTAACCAATTACCAAATCCAATTGCCAAACAATAGAATTGAAATATGGGCAAAAATTGAATCCGATCGATTAAAAGATCCCATTTTGCGTGAATATTATACAGAACGTGATGTTGTCATCGAAGAAAGAAGGATGAGAACTGATGATAGTGGAGCAGGTGTTTTGCGAGAAAAGTTTTTTTCTTTAGCATTTGAAAGCCATCCTTACCGAAAACCCGTCATTGGTTATTCTACTGGACTTCCTTTTCTCAAAATTGATGAAACTAAGGAATTTTTCAAAAAACATTATACTCCTGATAGAATGGTGATTTCCATTGTGGGCCAATTTGATATGGAAGAAACGGAATCAATCATCCGTAAATATTTTTCCGATCTAAAACCTGGTAAACCAAGACCCAATTACAAAGTAGAGGAAAAATCATTTCCTGGAGAAAAACGGTTTAAGGTGTACCATCCTTCTGGTAGTCAAATGATGATGGGTTGGTTAAAACCTCCTTATCCTCACAAAGATAATTCCAGTTTTGATGTTCTCTCTACAATCTTAACTTCTGGAACTGGATCACGACTTTATAAACGTTTGGTTTTGGAAGAAAAATTAGTACTTAGCATTGGTGCTGCTAATGGTTACCCAGGTGAACGGTACCAAAATTATTTTGTATTTTTCATTAAACCAAATGAAGGGGCAAACATTGAAAAAATTGAGTCCATCATTTGGGAAGAAATGAACCGTATTAAAGAAAAAGGAATTCCAAAAGAGGAATTAGATAAGGTCAAAAACCAAATGGTATCGGATTTTATCAAAACTTTGGATGAAAATGGAACCATAGCGGATTTATTGAGCTATTATCAGTTGTTATATGGAGATTGGTCAGGTTTGTTCAAACAATACCAAACCATTATGAATGCATCAAGTAGTGAAATCCAAGCATTGATTCCCAAATACCTCACGAAAGAAAATGTTGTCATCGGTGTATTAGAGGATGTAAGGAAAAAATAA
- a CDS encoding MBL fold metallo-hydrolase, whose protein sequence is MLTASFEYKGIKFEGISEGGIRTSIICPSLDFMFDFGFINPDKIHIGRILLTHAHLDHSCGIPYYVSQRSLRKLPIPKIYVPKALEPKLSQILKLYSEIEEFDYECELYGLSFGDRVELKPGYFFKPLESFHRVPSQGYTVYETKRKLKKEFLSLNSDEIRKSKENGTDPTEEISIPLVSFSGDSKIEYVLANEDVRKSKILFMECTYYCEKRDVSRAREWGHTHFDEIVEHASSFENEAIVLIHPSKRYSYRELNDLLRKKVPAILKDRISLFLPPKS, encoded by the coding sequence ATGTTAACAGCAAGTTTTGAATACAAAGGAATTAAATTTGAAGGGATCTCCGAAGGTGGGATCCGCACTTCTATCATTTGTCCATCTCTTGACTTTATGTTTGATTTTGGATTCATCAATCCTGATAAAATTCATATTGGTAGAATCCTTCTTACACATGCACATTTAGACCATTCATGCGGAATTCCATACTATGTTTCCCAAAGAAGCCTTCGCAAACTCCCAATCCCTAAAATATATGTACCCAAGGCACTCGAACCAAAACTCTCTCAAATTTTAAAACTCTATTCCGAAATAGAAGAATTTGATTATGAATGTGAACTTTATGGTCTGAGTTTTGGAGACAGAGTGGAATTAAAACCAGGATATTTTTTTAAACCATTAGAAAGTTTTCATAGAGTTCCATCACAAGGTTATACAGTATACGAAACCAAACGAAAGTTAAAGAAAGAATTTCTATCCCTTAACTCCGATGAAATTCGAAAATCGAAAGAAAACGGTACTGATCCAACAGAAGAAATTTCAATCCCTCTTGTATCCTTTTCAGGGGATTCCAAAATTGAATATGTTTTGGCCAACGAAGATGTCAGGAAAAGTAAAATCCTCTTTATGGAATGTACCTATTATTGTGAAAAACGAGATGTGAGTCGAGCTAGGGAGTGGGGCCATACCCATTTTGATGAAATCGTAGAACATGCTTCTTCCTTTGAAAATGAAGCAATTGTCCTCATCCATCCCTCCAAACGTTACAGTTATCGTGAGTTAAATGATCTTTTGCGAAAAAAAGTCCCGGCCATTTTAAAGGATCGAATCTCCTTATTTTTACCTCCTAAATCATGA
- a CDS encoding DNA methyltransferase, translating to MAGAGRLLKDSDKFIFGEFWTAKQRQGHPIHHTVSYRASFKPELPSFFMKEFLKKKNRVVYDPFGGRGTTAIQANIEGHAAIHNDIHPLSIFLASARQYVPKLVDLEKKLNSLDLDKEVDEDPFDVNLLPFFHPKTLREIKNLKKYMAIDDSVEMKFISLIALSRLHGHSTGFFSVYTFPQVSIPPEAQAKNNAKKGICPEYRPIKPRIYQKMKRDLALPIPPFYHEFSKNNLYSLNSANSVPNVGSESVDLIVTSPPFLDKVDYEGDNWLRHWFLDIEKSKDRKLSIFSNINDWNEFIRSTLKESARVLKKGAYMVMEVGEVKKGSSILYLDEDVVRMAEGTGLVWNKTYVHTQSFTKLSNCWQVSNNEKGTNSNRCVVLRKVL from the coding sequence ATGGCAGGAGCAGGCAGATTACTTAAAGATTCGGATAAGTTTATTTTTGGTGAGTTTTGGACAGCAAAACAAAGACAAGGACATCCAATCCATCATACCGTTAGTTATAGAGCATCTTTTAAACCAGAGCTTCCTTCTTTTTTTATGAAGGAATTTCTAAAAAAGAAAAATAGAGTCGTATATGATCCATTTGGTGGACGTGGGACAACAGCGATCCAAGCGAATATCGAAGGTCATGCAGCGATTCACAATGACATCCATCCACTTTCTATCTTTTTAGCCAGTGCGAGACAGTATGTTCCCAAACTAGTTGATTTGGAAAAAAAATTAAACTCGTTAGATTTGGACAAAGAAGTGGACGAAGATCCTTTTGATGTCAACTTGTTGCCCTTTTTCCATCCTAAAACTTTGAGAGAGATTAAAAATCTTAAAAAATACATGGCTATCGATGATTCGGTTGAAATGAAGTTTATTTCCCTCATCGCATTGTCTAGGTTACATGGTCATAGTACTGGATTTTTTTCAGTCTATACTTTCCCACAAGTATCAATCCCGCCAGAAGCTCAGGCTAAAAACAATGCCAAAAAAGGGATTTGCCCGGAATACAGGCCCATTAAACCAAGAATTTACCAAAAGATGAAACGTGATTTGGCTTTGCCTATTCCACCTTTTTATCATGAATTTTCTAAGAACAATTTGTACTCTTTGAATTCGGCAAATTCTGTTCCCAATGTTGGATCAGAATCTGTAGATTTGATTGTTACCTCTCCACCATTTTTAGATAAAGTTGACTATGAAGGGGATAATTGGTTACGCCACTGGTTTTTAGACATAGAAAAATCAAAAGACCGTAAACTCAGTATTTTCAGTAATATCAATGATTGGAATGAATTTATACGTTCTACACTGAAAGAATCAGCACGTGTACTGAAAAAAGGTGCTTATATGGTGATGGAAGTAGGAGAAGTAAAAAAAGGGAGTTCGATACTGTACCTAGATGAAGATGTGGTGCGTATGGCAGAAGGAACGGGTCTTGTTTGGAACAAAACCTATGTCCATACCCAAAGTTTTACAAAACTATCCAATTGTTGGCAAGTTTCCAATAATGAAAAGGGAACAAATTCGAACCGTTGTGTAGTCCTACGGAAAGTATTATAA
- a CDS encoding PilZ domain-containing protein: protein MDKEIKDPEGILKVITALFGKLPAYIVNAEKEFPVKIIALKNKALIINTNLKFPTRERVLTVVHNGSKFLAHFNLAGGDGNGIEILTPVKIQISAASRQGTRVEISQIQTGMVVTNIINVNDVSKAIGFDDKKVDAILLAYRTKLTKAFPLSSIFFAGRMDNRLRLMHHYDKDIFIVDRKEKSTASPAFFPFDEYLRIFENSKIPDNYTSEICVPIKYKGYVHLGYVQVLSEKQLDIEVYKQIQTFANAVSRDIINTGVFQESRDVCQVMDLSMGGISFIHAPSRSFSRSVTLNGTILFDLNLEAGKKVTIRGIIKNIRNQETNFRVGCQFYNLTEKDTEILEDFLNVGKEEVPNPEESGTQENPSSDGSEGEPNEEKFDSSSNTIESPNSETVMEEGSEGDPFANHMDDNFAENLEDPK from the coding sequence ATGGATAAAGAAATCAAAGACCCTGAAGGTATTTTGAAGGTAATTACTGCTTTATTTGGAAAGTTACCAGCTTATATCGTAAACGCAGAAAAAGAATTTCCAGTCAAAATCATTGCACTCAAAAACAAAGCACTCATCATCAATACCAATCTAAAGTTTCCAACGCGGGAACGTGTACTAACAGTTGTACATAATGGAAGCAAATTTTTAGCACATTTTAATCTGGCAGGAGGTGATGGGAATGGAATCGAAATTCTAACACCTGTTAAAATTCAAATTTCTGCTGCATCTAGACAGGGAACAAGGGTTGAGATAAGCCAAATCCAAACTGGGATGGTTGTTACCAACATAATCAATGTTAACGATGTATCCAAAGCCATTGGTTTTGATGATAAAAAAGTGGATGCCATTTTACTTGCTTACCGAACAAAACTTACAAAAGCTTTCCCACTTTCGTCCATTTTTTTTGCAGGAAGGATGGATAACCGTCTTCGTTTGATGCACCATTATGACAAAGATATCTTCATTGTAGACCGAAAAGAAAAATCGACAGCCTCACCCGCTTTTTTCCCTTTTGATGAATACCTACGGATCTTTGAAAATTCCAAAATCCCTGATAATTATACTTCAGAGATTTGTGTTCCCATCAAATACAAGGGGTATGTTCACTTAGGTTATGTTCAGGTGTTATCAGAAAAACAACTTGATATTGAAGTGTACAAACAAATCCAAACATTTGCAAATGCAGTGAGTCGAGATATCATTAACACCGGCGTATTCCAAGAATCGAGAGATGTTTGCCAAGTGATGGACTTAAGTATGGGAGGGATAAGTTTTATCCACGCTCCTTCCCGTTCCTTTTCCAGGTCTGTTACTTTAAACGGTACCATCCTTTTTGATTTGAACTTGGAAGCTGGTAAAAAAGTAACCATTCGCGGTATCATTAAAAACATCAGAAACCAGGAAACAAACTTTCGGGTAGGATGCCAGTTCTACAACCTAACAGAAAAAGATACAGAAATTCTCGAAGATTTTTTGAATGTTGGAAAAGAAGAAGTTCCGAACCCTGAAGAGTCAGGAACGCAAGAAAATCCAAGTTCTGATGGAAGCGAAGGGGAACCAAACGAAGAGAAATTTGATTCCTCATCAAACACGATAGAAAGTCCAAATTCGGAAACGGTTATGGAAGAAGGTTCAGAAGGGGATCCTTTTGCCAACCATATGGATGACAACTTCGCAGAGAATCTAGAAGATCCTAAGTAA
- a CDS encoding M16 family metallopeptidase, which produces MKRILILLIICLSPLFAREMGEFVKDIQIKPLQFDVPGITSSTNPSGVEVFSLKNSEFPIVYADILIYHGKKHLGSRPVEIARILEDTWELSGSKTFPKEKFLETLEFYGASFSVSVDYEKTIVSLSYLKKTESIVLPVIQSFFQNPNLDETLLKVTKGKLTEEINRRNDNPSALGSRKAKEALFRGTIAGTSMKKENINAVGLDELLSFQSQILSEPKRRLLITGDFDLKSWDGFFSNLPKTIQPKEEMITPSILSANVTKEGKEIRLVTKDVNQTFISMMGVLPEHNHPDFYAIQVLNYIIGGGGFNSYYMREIRNNRGLAYSAGSNTDFQENYGTIQFYAMTKSESAKDVLSLMQELIQPKLINSLTEDELLRAKNAIINQFVFQFEDDKRTLSSEVRRRDHKMPEGYLQNFRKEIEKVTLADLKRVGKLYFQSDKMITTIVGPKSLMSFWKGSVTLIQPED; this is translated from the coding sequence ATGAAACGAATCTTAATCTTACTGATTATTTGTCTCTCTCCATTGTTCGCACGAGAAATGGGAGAATTTGTAAAAGATATCCAAATTAAACCATTACAATTTGATGTTCCTGGAATCACTTCTTCCACAAATCCTTCAGGAGTAGAAGTTTTTTCTTTAAAAAATTCGGAGTTCCCGATCGTTTATGCGGATATTCTAATCTACCATGGAAAAAAACATTTAGGTTCACGCCCTGTCGAAATTGCGAGAATCTTGGAAGATACTTGGGAATTGTCTGGTTCCAAAACATTTCCAAAAGAAAAGTTTTTAGAAACCTTAGAATTTTACGGGGCGTCTTTTTCCGTTTCAGTGGATTACGAAAAAACAATCGTTAGTCTTTCCTATTTAAAGAAAACCGAGTCGATTGTATTACCAGTGATCCAATCATTTTTCCAAAACCCGAATTTGGATGAAACTTTATTAAAGGTTACCAAAGGGAAGTTAACGGAAGAAATCAATCGAAGGAATGATAACCCTTCGGCATTAGGAAGTAGGAAAGCGAAAGAAGCATTGTTTCGCGGAACCATTGCTGGCACTTCCATGAAAAAAGAAAATATAAATGCAGTGGGTTTGGACGAACTACTCAGTTTCCAATCGCAGATCCTTTCTGAACCAAAAAGAAGGTTACTCATCACAGGTGATTTTGATCTAAAATCTTGGGATGGATTTTTTTCGAATCTACCAAAAACGATCCAACCGAAAGAAGAAATGATCACTCCTTCTATATTAAGTGCGAATGTAACAAAAGAAGGTAAAGAAATTCGTTTGGTAACAAAAGATGTAAACCAAACGTTCATTTCCATGATGGGAGTTTTACCAGAACACAACCATCCTGATTTTTATGCGATTCAAGTATTGAATTATATCATTGGTGGTGGTGGGTTTAACTCATATTATATGAGAGAAATTCGAAACAACCGAGGGCTCGCTTATTCCGCAGGGAGTAATACTGATTTTCAGGAAAATTATGGAACCATCCAATTTTATGCCATGACAAAGTCAGAATCAGCAAAAGATGTTTTATCCCTAATGCAAGAACTCATCCAACCAAAACTGATCAATTCACTCACAGAGGATGAATTGTTACGTGCAAAGAATGCAATCATCAATCAGTTTGTCTTTCAATTCGAAGATGATAAACGAACTTTATCAAGTGAAGTGAGAAGGCGTGACCACAAAATGCCAGAAGGGTATTTGCAAAACTTTCGAAAAGAAATAGAAAAAGTAACTCTTGCTGATTTAAAACGAGTAGGTAAACTTTATTTCCAATCGGACAAAATGATCACAACCATAGTTGGTCCCAAATCACTGATGAGTTTTTGGAAAGGTTCTGTAACTCTCATCCAACCAGAAGATTGA
- a CDS encoding O-methyltransferase translates to MKPRPSIFIEGLEPFIDTDLVYKPSPVFSEMESYAKEKNIPIVTAATGGVLSHLVSFLKPKTILELGTGLGYSTLWMVYGSKSSKIITVDRHEEQAQLLEVYAEKMGIKDQMDVTRVTGSVLETLEEESFWIDTDFYFVDCDKITYPKIFQTLWPKAKKGASFVFDNVLWHGRVLHPDPKKPSDMAVMELWNKVKSQVSEYTLFPVGDGLLFFRK, encoded by the coding sequence ATGAAACCAAGACCTAGCATTTTCATCGAAGGTTTAGAACCTTTTATCGACACAGACCTTGTGTACAAACCTAGTCCAGTGTTTTCGGAAATGGAATCCTATGCCAAAGAAAAAAACATTCCCATTGTCACGGCGGCAACGGGTGGGGTTTTGTCTCATTTGGTTTCCTTTCTCAAACCAAAAACGATTTTAGAATTAGGGACTGGCCTTGGTTACTCCACACTTTGGATGGTATATGGATCAAAATCTTCAAAGATCATCACGGTGGACCGTCATGAAGAACAAGCCCAATTATTGGAAGTGTATGCTGAAAAGATGGGTATCAAAGACCAAATGGATGTTACTCGGGTGACAGGTTCTGTTTTGGAAACTTTGGAAGAGGAATCGTTTTGGATCGATACGGATTTTTATTTTGTGGACTGTGATAAAATCACCTACCCAAAGATCTTCCAAACCCTTTGGCCGAAGGCAAAAAAGGGTGCCAGTTTTGTTTTTGATAATGTTCTCTGGCATGGGCGAGTTTTGCATCCTGATCCCAAAAAACCATCCGATATGGCAGTGATGGAACTTTGGAATAAGGTGAAATCCCAAGTTTCGGAGTATACCTTGTTCCCCGTGGGAGACGGTTTACTCTTTTTTCGGAAGTAG
- a CDS encoding lipoprotein, translated as MNKHLTIALLSISISFLFFQCKSKEVKETNEPKETIETKPEESPLVIEFTKAKEGFITDSLFQVAVSSVLPTEKEREEEAKSIAEQKSLNLLKTYTIPNLTDKGKKELREISKEGKIVNKNVSVGGRYFFLYQIQKPNLKRLVTKDLE; from the coding sequence ATGAACAAACACCTAACAATTGCATTGCTATCAATTTCGATTTCTTTTCTTTTTTTTCAATGTAAATCCAAAGAAGTAAAAGAAACAAATGAACCCAAAGAAACGATAGAAACCAAACCAGAAGAGTCACCACTTGTCATTGAATTTACAAAAGCAAAAGAAGGATTTATAACAGATAGTTTATTCCAGGTAGCTGTTTCGAGTGTTCTCCCAACAGAAAAAGAAAGAGAAGAAGAAGCTAAGTCAATTGCAGAACAAAAATCACTCAACCTACTCAAAACATATACCATTCCAAACTTAACGGACAAAGGGAAAAAGGAACTGAGAGAAATCTCGAAAGAAGGAAAAATCGTCAACAAAAACGTTTCAGTTGGTGGCAGGTACTTTTTTCTTTACCAAATCCAAAAACCAAACTTAAAACGTCTTGTGACTAAAGATTTAGAATAA
- the mpl17 gene encoding cell surface protein MPL17 yields MNWKFVLSLLVSIFLLGFVGCNESKEVQAGEPMESHPIEVSIKEKSAGKYELELYLPKDFGFQMEAPHRIFLSGSEGLKVISAELKLTGPTHPKKPEYFEYVKPLTFQVEGKGKLLMEGKLFYCNFLKNICIPAKVTKTFSI; encoded by the coding sequence ATGAACTGGAAATTTGTATTGTCCTTGTTGGTTTCGATTTTTCTCTTGGGTTTTGTTGGTTGTAATGAGTCAAAGGAAGTCCAGGCTGGAGAACCAATGGAATCTCACCCCATTGAAGTCTCCATTAAAGAAAAATCAGCAGGCAAGTATGAGTTAGAATTGTATTTACCTAAAGATTTTGGATTTCAAATGGAAGCCCCTCATCGAATTTTTTTATCAGGTTCGGAAGGACTTAAAGTAATTTCCGCAGAATTAAAACTCACTGGACCAACACACCCAAAAAAACCAGAATACTTTGAATATGTAAAACCCTTAACCTTCCAAGTGGAAGGAAAAGGGAAATTGTTAATGGAAGGAAAACTATTTTATTGTAATTTTCTTAAGAATATTTGTATTCCGGCAAAAGTTACAAAAACATTTTCCATCTAA
- a CDS encoding RluA family pseudouridine synthase yields the protein MTSYQSVIRPPYAGKTVISYLTQKFPYHSLEEWEFLISENRIKVQGEFVKRDKQLLDGDLLEYEPIPGRILEPEVDENYSILKETDEFLFVEKPGNLPMHPAGRYRTKTLLSFLETKYPKIIPVHRLDRETSGIVIFAKSEESRMWLQKKFENREVYKEYFAIVSGHFTTEQKLDGYIGKDIHSAIRKKMIYSPDEFSGSKTCQTDFFPILYNKDKEMSLVLVRPITGRIHQIRASLLYLGYPILGDKMYGTRETTFLDFVNFGMTEALKEELVFERQMLHAYSIRFADERTNQVVHIHSNPIVEMDIYFPDWKNYVP from the coding sequence ATGACTTCTTATCAGTCTGTCATTCGTCCTCCCTATGCCGGGAAAACGGTGATATCCTATCTCACACAAAAATTCCCTTACCATAGTTTAGAAGAATGGGAATTTTTAATCTCAGAAAATCGAATTAAAGTGCAAGGTGAGTTTGTTAAAAGAGACAAGCAATTGTTAGATGGCGATCTCTTGGAATACGAACCAATTCCAGGAAGGATTCTTGAACCGGAAGTCGATGAAAATTATTCCATTTTGAAAGAAACAGATGAGTTTCTCTTTGTGGAAAAACCAGGCAATCTTCCCATGCACCCAGCAGGTCGTTATCGGACCAAAACTTTACTTAGTTTTTTAGAAACCAAATACCCAAAAATCATTCCTGTCCATCGTTTAGACCGCGAGACATCGGGGATCGTGATTTTTGCAAAGTCAGAAGAGAGTAGGATGTGGCTTCAGAAAAAATTTGAAAACCGAGAAGTGTATAAAGAATACTTTGCAATTGTTTCTGGACACTTCACAACTGAACAAAAATTAGATGGCTATATTGGAAAAGACATTCATTCTGCTATTCGGAAAAAAATGATATATTCGCCAGATGAATTTTCAGGATCAAAAACTTGCCAAACCGATTTTTTTCCCATTTTATATAACAAAGATAAGGAAATGAGTTTGGTCCTTGTGAGACCCATTACTGGAAGGATCCACCAAATTCGTGCCAGTTTATTGTATTTGGGGTATCCAATTTTGGGTGATAAGATGTATGGAACAAGAGAAACTACCTTTTTGGATTTTGTTAATTTTGGTATGACCGAAGCCTTAAAAGAAGAGTTGGTATTTGAAAGGCAAATGTTACATGCATATAGCATTCGTTTTGCGGATGAGAGAACTAATCAAGTTGTTCATATTCATTCGAATCCAATAGTAGAAATGGATATTTACTTCCCAGATTGGAAAAACTATGTCCCATAG